The DNA segment CACATCCGGGCCGGCGGCGTGGACATGGACGCCACCTTCCTGGACGCCGACCACGACCTCAACGACGCCCTCGACGCTGTGTACCGCGACAAGTACCGCCGCTACAGCCCCAGCCACGCTCGACCGCATCACCAGCCCCGAGGCACGATCTACCACCATCCAGCTCGTGCCGCGGTCA comes from the Actinomycetota bacterium genome and includes:
- a CDS encoding DUF2255 family protein — protein: MRHEGHIRAGGVDMDATFLDADHDLNDALDAVYRDKYRRYSPSHARPHHQPRGTIYHHPARAAVNKPLEPVRISWLLVTR